From a region of the Rhodococcus sp. 4CII genome:
- a CDS encoding mycoredoxin, which translates to MTATDTPALTIYSTTWCGYCRRLKTQLDESGIGYVEIDIEDDPASAEFVGSVNGGNHVVPTVKFADGSTATNPSLSQVKKLLGV; encoded by the coding sequence GTGACTGCAACCGACACCCCCGCCCTGACCATCTACTCCACCACCTGGTGCGGCTACTGCCGCCGCCTGAAGACGCAACTGGACGAGTCCGGCATCGGCTACGTGGAGATCGATATCGAGGACGATCCGGCGTCGGCAGAATTCGTCGGCAGCGTCAACGGCGGCAACCACGTCGTCCCCACCGTCAAGTTCGCCGACGGCAGCACCGCAACCAACCCGTCGTTGTCACAGGTCAAGAAGCTCCTCGGCGTCTAG
- the nudC gene encoding NAD(+) diphosphatase → MTAFRLNETPLLSRSAVGRAEELRSDTNALRAGWPEAQLLRVNHRGQVRVGDDGLVFAEATELGPEPQPGAVFLGVRKDRHVWAVRVQALTGELADLRILGGTLDDADAGLLTGALAMLNWHDSAGFSALDGAPSEPTMSGWSRISTSTGHEEFPRTDPAVICLVHDGGDRVLLARQPTWPPRRFSILAGFVEAGESLETCVVREIKEEVGVDVRDVHYLGSQPWPFPRSVMIGFAAVGDPDAPLTFPDGEIAEARWFTRDEVRTALELGDWASDGDAPLLLPGSISIARGIIESWAGAASAS, encoded by the coding sequence GTGACTGCATTCCGGTTGAACGAAACCCCGCTCCTGTCCCGTTCCGCTGTCGGGCGGGCCGAGGAATTGCGTTCGGACACGAACGCGTTGCGGGCAGGCTGGCCGGAGGCGCAGTTGCTGCGCGTCAACCACCGCGGACAGGTGCGGGTGGGGGACGACGGACTGGTCTTCGCCGAGGCCACCGAACTCGGCCCCGAGCCGCAACCGGGCGCGGTCTTCCTCGGGGTCCGCAAGGACCGGCACGTGTGGGCGGTCCGGGTGCAGGCGCTGACCGGCGAGCTGGCCGACCTCCGGATTCTGGGCGGGACCCTGGACGACGCCGACGCGGGGTTGCTCACCGGCGCGCTGGCGATGCTCAACTGGCACGACAGCGCCGGCTTCAGCGCCCTCGACGGCGCGCCGTCCGAGCCGACCATGTCGGGGTGGTCGCGGATTTCGACGAGTACCGGGCACGAGGAGTTTCCCCGCACCGATCCGGCGGTCATCTGTCTGGTCCACGACGGCGGGGATCGCGTCCTGCTGGCCCGGCAACCCACGTGGCCGCCGCGGCGATTCTCCATCCTGGCCGGATTCGTCGAGGCCGGTGAGTCACTCGAGACGTGCGTCGTCCGGGAGATCAAGGAAGAGGTGGGTGTCGACGTCCGCGACGTCCACTACCTGGGCAGTCAGCCCTGGCCGTTCCCTCGTTCGGTGATGATCGGATTCGCGGCCGTCGGCGATCCCGACGCCCCGTTGACGTTCCCGGACGGCGAGATCGCCGAGGCCCGGTGGTTCACCCGGGACGAGGTGCGCACAGCACTCGAACTCGGCGATTGGGCGTCGGACGGCGACGCGCCACTGCTGCTCCCGGGCTCGATCTCGATTGCGCGCGGCATCATCGAGTCCTGGGCGGGAGCAGCGTCGGCGTCCTAG
- a CDS encoding TrkA family potassium uptake protein translates to MAGRLRERLSRSDTLTDRPDFALVGVLRIPELQTSPARAIYRRVGIALAALALAVLIVYIDREGYRDVQDNELSLLDCIYYATVSLSTTGYGDITPFTPGARLVNVLLITPLRIFFLIVLVGTTLSALTESSRQAFKIQRWRQHVRNHTVVIGYGTKGRTAIDAMLGDDVPPSEIVVVDTDHAVLDSAASKGLVTVHGSATKSDVLRLAGAQNASAIIVAANRDDTAVLVTLTAREIAPKAKIVAAIRESENTHLLRQSGADSVVVSSETAGRLLGIATKTPSVVEMMEDLLTPEAGFAIAERSVERDEIGGSPRHLADIVLGVVRDGRLIRVGSPEVDSIEENDRLLYIRRVTN, encoded by the coding sequence ATGGCCGGTAGGCTGCGTGAGAGATTGAGCAGGTCGGACACCCTCACCGACCGGCCGGATTTCGCATTGGTGGGTGTGCTGCGGATCCCGGAGCTGCAGACCAGTCCGGCGCGGGCGATCTACCGCCGGGTGGGTATCGCCCTGGCGGCGTTGGCGTTGGCGGTCCTCATCGTCTACATCGACCGCGAAGGCTATCGCGACGTGCAGGACAACGAATTGTCGTTGCTCGACTGCATCTACTACGCGACGGTGTCGTTGTCGACGACGGGGTATGGCGACATCACGCCGTTCACGCCAGGCGCGCGACTCGTGAACGTCCTCCTGATCACGCCCCTTCGAATCTTCTTCCTCATCGTCCTGGTCGGTACGACCCTCTCCGCGCTCACGGAGAGCTCCCGGCAGGCGTTCAAAATCCAGCGTTGGAGGCAGCACGTGCGCAATCACACCGTGGTGATCGGCTACGGAACGAAGGGACGCACCGCGATCGACGCGATGCTCGGAGACGATGTTCCGCCGTCGGAGATCGTGGTGGTGGACACCGACCATGCCGTGCTCGATTCGGCGGCCAGCAAGGGACTGGTGACGGTCCACGGGTCCGCCACCAAGTCGGACGTCCTGCGGTTGGCGGGCGCGCAGAACGCGTCGGCGATCATCGTCGCGGCCAACCGCGACGACACGGCGGTGCTGGTGACGCTGACGGCGCGCGAGATCGCCCCGAAGGCCAAGATCGTGGCGGCCATCCGGGAATCGGAGAACACGCATCTGCTCCGGCAGTCCGGCGCCGACTCGGTGGTCGTGTCCTCGGAGACGGCGGGCCGACTCCTCGGCATCGCGACGAAGACGCCCAGCGTCGTCGAGATGATGGAGGATCTGCTCACCCCGGAGGCCGGGTTCGCGATCGCCGAGCGCTCCGTGGAGCGAGACGAGATCGGCGGCTCCCCACGCCACCTCGCGGACATCGTGCTCGGTGTCGTGCGGGACGGCCGGTTGATCCGGGTCGGCTCACCGGAGGTCGATTCGATCGAGGAGAACGACCGACTGCTGTACATCCGTAGGGTCACTAACTGA
- a CDS encoding MauE/DoxX family redox-associated membrane protein has product MQRESHTPRPSQKPALRLAALLLGAGTMHFVAPEFFDSTVPTQLPGEARTYTYVSGVAELAIGTALAVPRTRRLGGGLAALLFVAVFPANINMAADWLRSSKTTTVQKAGAVLRLPLQIPLVTEALKARRQA; this is encoded by the coding sequence ATGCAACGAGAGAGCCACACTCCGCGACCGAGCCAGAAGCCCGCACTGCGCCTTGCCGCGCTGTTGCTCGGCGCCGGCACCATGCACTTCGTCGCGCCCGAGTTCTTCGATTCCACGGTGCCCACCCAATTGCCGGGCGAGGCGCGCACCTACACCTATGTGTCCGGGGTCGCAGAACTCGCGATCGGCACCGCGCTGGCGGTGCCGCGAACCCGCAGGCTCGGTGGCGGCCTCGCCGCGCTGCTCTTCGTCGCCGTCTTCCCCGCCAATATCAACATGGCGGCCGACTGGCTGAGGAGTTCCAAGACGACCACCGTGCAGAAAGCCGGTGCGGTGCTGCGACTTCCGTTGCAGATCCCGCTGGTTACCGAGGCGCTGAAGGCTCGGCGTCAGGCCTGA